CGAGAAGCCCGACGCTCTCCTCATACATCATCGGTTCCCCACCCGTGAGCACGACGTGCTCAGCAGCCTCGAAGGAAGCCACCTCATCAACGATCTCGTCGATGGACAGCCACGCACCGGTCGGCTCCCACGAAGTGTGGTAGGAGTCACAGAACCAACACCGAAGATTACAGCCGGATATCCGAACGAACACCGATGGGGTGCCCGCCAGGGTTCCTTCCCCTTGTAGTGAGTAGAATACCTCATTGACCGGCAGCGCTGCCGCATCCGGCGGCGCGTCAGACCCGATGTCCGCAATATCACTTGCAACAGGCATCAGTACGTCGCACAGAGCTCGCCTGTTTCCCGAACAGTCGCTGACACGCTATTCACATTGTCCGGAAGAGCGTCCAAGAGTTTCCGTTCCAAAACAACCGACATCACTTCTGCAGTCGGTGGATGCTCAAGAACCACGAGCGCATCACCGTCTCCCGACGCTTCGAACGCCTCGATAAGCGGATCGCCTTCCTTTACCAGAAACTTGTGATCCCACTCAGCAAGAATATCGGTAACAACTCCCTTATCAACGATCCAGCCCTCCTCGGTCAAGCTTCCTGAGACTTCAATAGTCACCTCGTAGTTGTGCCCGTGCGGCCGAGAGCACTTCCCATCGTGATGGAGAATTCGATGCCCTGCACTGATCCGAATCGGAGAATCACCACCGATCTGCAGGGTCCGCTCATTCATACCTATATTGTGGGTATGACTCGAAGCCTCTCCCGATATTCTCTCAACCATACTCAGGTATTACTTAGGGATTTTATAAAGGTATTCTTTGAGTGACTGTAGTCGTCGCGACGAGCAGGCAACAACGGTGAAAGATGGTACTGTATTTATTCAGTCGAGACGACGCCTGTGTTATCCAGCAACTCCCCCTTCTCTGTACTGATCGTGCTTCGAGCGACGTCAAAGACGTTTGCGAGGGCATCTAGCGTCGGACGCCTGTCCCACTCCACACACTCATATGCGGCGTGTAGTGCTCCTGCTGCCAGCGTTCTCGGTGAGGTTCCGCGATGGGCGCCGTCCCCGTGTATGTACGTTCGGAGGATCTCTTTGGCCCTGCGTTCGACACGCGTAGGAACGGAAAGTTCGGATACTGCCTTCGGGAGAAATGTTTCCGGGCGCTCCGGCGGAATGGTGATACCCAGTTCAGCCGTCAGTGCACCCCGAGCGACGCGAATCTGGTCGTCCGTAGCGCGGGAGACGTTGCGCAGTTCGCGGCCTGAGACGGGAATCCTCTGGGGACTTTGCCTAATG
This DNA window, taken from Halobellus ruber, encodes the following:
- a CDS encoding 6-pyruvoyl trahydropterin synthase family protein, whose amino-acid sequence is MVERISGEASSHTHNIGMNERTLQIGGDSPIRISAGHRILHHDGKCSRPHGHNYEVTIEVSGSLTEEGWIVDKGVVTDILAEWDHKFLVKEGDPLIEAFEASGDGDALVVLEHPPTAEVMSVVLERKLLDALPDNVNSVSATVRETGELCATY
- a CDS encoding transcription initiation factor IIB family protein, which codes for MGAAFDVPTPELEEAARFYRKAKTAGSITGRSVEGFVTACLLASIRQSPQRIPVSGRELRNVSRATDDQIRVARGALTAELGITIPPERPETFLPKAVSELSVPTRVERRAKEILRTYIHGDGAHRGTSPRTLAAGALHAAYECVEWDRRPTLDALANVFDVARSTISTEKGELLDNTGVVSTE